In the genome of Patescibacteria group bacterium, one region contains:
- the clpP gene encoding ATP-dependent Clp endopeptidase proteolytic subunit ClpP, translated as MSYLIPTVIEKSPNGERAYDIYSRLLKERIIFLGGPIDDTVANIVVAQLLFLQSEDSKKDISLYINSPGGSVTAALAMLDTMNHIKPDVSTVCIGIAASAGALLLSAGTKGKRFALPNSEIMIHQPSGGAEGRASDIEVTAKQILKTRERLNQIMAKNTGQTVARIERDVERDYFMDAEEAKKYGIIDKII; from the coding sequence ATGAGCTATTTAATTCCAACAGTTATTGAAAAGTCTCCCAATGGAGAACGAGCATACGATATTTATTCACGTTTATTAAAAGAACGAATTATTTTCCTTGGTGGTCCTATTGATGACACTGTAGCAAACATCGTGGTTGCTCAGTTGCTCTTCCTTCAGTCAGAAGATTCAAAGAAAGACATTTCTCTTTATATAAACTCTCCCGGAGGATCTGTAACTGCAGCACTCGCAATGCTTGATACAATGAATCACATCAAGCCTGATGTTTCTACCGTATGTATTGGTATTGCAGCATCTGCAGGAGCACTTTTGCTCTCAGCTGGTACTAAAGGCAAGCGATTTGCCCTTCCCAACTCTGAGATCATGATTCACCAGCCATCAGGAGGAGCAGAAGGCCGAGCATCAGATATTGAAGTAACAGCAAAGCAAATCTTAAAGACTCGAGAGAGACTCAATCAAATTATGGCAAAGAATACTGGTCAAACAGTTGCCCGAATTGAGAGAGACGTTGAACGAGATTACTTCATGGATGCAGAAGAAGCCAAGAAATACGGTATTATCGACAAAATCATCTAA
- a CDS encoding RsmE family RNA methyltransferase → MKLQRFFIEEQLRNKKDITLYDDDLIHQLKDVFRLRVGDQIMLLDNSGFEYLAEVVLLARGKGEIKIIDQSAAINVPKEEVWLFASLIKKDNYEWILEKCTELGVSHFVPIVSDRTEKKDLNSERAQKIIKEASEQSERGVMPVLYDVHTLEQTLEKYAGTFPIYAFHIGQEFPKFNYSEIKNKHADRNASLKLPEEPIGIFVGPEGGWTEKEVELFKQHSVQIYSLGNQVLRAETAAIAISSLVLL, encoded by the coding sequence ATGAAACTCCAAAGATTCTTTATTGAAGAGCAGCTCCGAAATAAAAAAGACATTACCCTTTATGACGATGATTTGATTCATCAGCTCAAGGACGTTTTTCGATTGCGGGTAGGGGATCAAATAATGCTGTTGGACAATTCTGGTTTTGAATATTTGGCAGAAGTTGTGCTATTGGCCAGAGGAAAGGGAGAAATCAAGATTATTGATCAATCAGCTGCAATAAATGTACCTAAAGAAGAGGTGTGGCTTTTTGCATCGCTTATAAAGAAGGATAATTATGAATGGATTTTGGAAAAGTGTACTGAGCTTGGAGTTTCACATTTTGTCCCAATTGTTTCAGACAGGACTGAAAAGAAAGACTTAAATAGTGAACGAGCACAGAAAATTATTAAAGAGGCATCTGAGCAGTCAGAGCGTGGAGTTATGCCTGTCTTATATGATGTGCACACGCTTGAACAAACACTGGAAAAGTATGCAGGTACATTTCCTATCTATGCTTTTCATATCGGACAAGAATTCCCAAAGTTTAATTATTCTGAAATTAAAAATAAGCATGCAGATAGAAATGCATCACTCAAGCTTCCTGAAGAACCGATTGGGATTTTTGTTGGACCAGAAGGCGGATGGACTGAAAAAGAAGTAGAACTATTTAAACAACATTCAGTGCAAATTTATTCTTTAGGGAATCAAGTGTTGCGCGCAGAGACTGCGGCTATAGCAATAAGTTCATTGGTTTTGCTATAA